One genomic region from Bacillus sp. SLBN-46 encodes:
- a CDS encoding metallophosphoesterase encodes MIKKLAAAWIGFIALALFQIPAEANELTPSNSTPNLQIPIMSDVHINESIENRQMRFQTALQEFKSLAPNYQALAIVGDLTDQGLDRQYEKFNQILSQYANQDAERVLVMGNHEFYEGIYWPKPYFTDEMFIDRFITNTGMPGLYYDKWIEGVNSKKYHFIVLGSEESKVTNPNNHDDAVLSDEQYQWLENTLSVETDPKKPIFVFLHQPIDDTVYGSEEWGGNLRDGRLKGILQKYPQAILFTGHLHYLLNHPRSVYQDGFTMADTGSLAYTLYENGNAPAEFSQGLLVNVYDNKVEIKAREFSNHTWINQTTIKLPYTKTVDDTEFPYFNHSDTGSVNKVTATTATVSWPAAKDNTQVDKYIIKLNGEAVQTQYSKFWEDQSDQVYTTTITNLAGNTEYTLEVSAVDAWNNVSLNPLKISLKTDKYNGWVKEGNNTYYYNYQTGQKVTGWLKVQDKWYYFNPVGVMQKGWINDLNKWYYLNDSGAMVTGWLTEKGIEYYLNNDGSLKTGWLCLQNKWYYLSSSGAKQVGWIRDVGYWYYLDQTGVMKIGWVLDKENWYYLKSSGVMQVGWLFFNGSWYYLDTNGLMKTGWVYIGNKWYYLYDDGKLAVNTQIGTYKLGKDGAWIH; translated from the coding sequence ATGATTAAAAAGCTTGCAGCAGCATGGATTGGCTTTATCGCCTTAGCTTTATTTCAAATCCCCGCAGAAGCCAATGAGTTAACACCGAGCAATTCAACTCCAAACTTACAAATTCCTATTATGAGCGATGTTCATATCAATGAGAGCATTGAAAACCGACAAATGAGATTTCAAACTGCTTTACAGGAATTCAAATCGCTTGCTCCCAATTATCAAGCACTAGCTATTGTTGGTGACTTAACGGACCAAGGACTTGATAGACAGTATGAGAAATTTAATCAGATACTAAGTCAATACGCCAATCAAGATGCTGAACGAGTTCTAGTAATGGGTAATCATGAATTCTATGAGGGCATTTATTGGCCCAAGCCTTACTTTACAGATGAGATGTTTATTGATCGGTTTATAACCAACACAGGTATGCCTGGCCTCTACTATGATAAATGGATTGAAGGAGTAAATTCTAAAAAATATCACTTTATTGTTTTAGGTAGCGAAGAATCAAAAGTCACCAATCCTAACAATCATGATGATGCTGTTTTATCTGATGAGCAGTATCAGTGGTTAGAAAATACATTAAGTGTGGAAACGGATCCAAAAAAGCCTATCTTCGTTTTTCTTCATCAGCCGATTGATGACACGGTGTATGGAAGTGAAGAGTGGGGCGGTAATTTAAGGGATGGAAGATTAAAAGGAATCCTACAGAAATATCCGCAGGCAATATTATTCACAGGACATTTACACTATCTATTAAATCATCCACGTTCCGTTTATCAGGATGGCTTTACCATGGCTGATACAGGATCTTTAGCCTATACTCTTTACGAAAATGGTAATGCACCAGCAGAATTTTCACAGGGATTATTGGTAAATGTGTATGATAATAAGGTAGAAATAAAAGCAAGGGAATTTAGCAATCATACATGGATTAATCAGACTACAATTAAGTTACCTTATACAAAAACGGTGGATGATACAGAATTTCCTTACTTTAATCATTCTGATACAGGATCAGTTAATAAGGTTACAGCAACAACAGCAACCGTCTCATGGCCTGCTGCTAAAGACAATACACAGGTAGATAAATATATCATCAAACTTAACGGGGAAGCAGTACAAACTCAGTATTCAAAGTTTTGGGAAGATCAAAGCGACCAAGTATACACCACTACAATAACTAATTTAGCAGGAAATACAGAATATACATTAGAGGTTTCAGCTGTTGATGCATGGAATAATGTATCACTCAATCCTTTAAAAATTAGCTTAAAAACAGACAAGTACAATGGCTGGGTCAAAGAAGGAAATAATACTTATTATTATAACTACCAAACTGGACAAAAGGTGACAGGCTGGCTAAAGGTTCAGGATAAATGGTATTACTTTAATCCTGTCGGTGTCATGCAGAAGGGTTGGATTAATGATCTGAATAAGTGGTATTACCTTAATGATAGTGGGGCAATGGTAACAGGATGGCTGACGGAAAAAGGTATAGAGTATTATCTCAATAATGATGGCAGCCTTAAGACAGGTTGGTTATGTCTCCAAAACAAATGGTATTACCTTTCATCTAGCGGTGCAAAACAAGTAGGCTGGATAAGGGATGTAGGCTACTGGTATTATCTTGACCAAACAGGTGTGATGAAAATAGGTTGGGTATTAGATAAGGAAAATTGGTACTACTTGAAAAGCAGTGGAGTCATGCAAGTAGGATGGTTATTCTTTAATGGAAGCTGGTACTATTTAGATACTAATGGATTAATGAAAACTGGCTGGGTTTATATTGGAAATAAATGGTATTACCTTTATGATGATGGAAAACTGGCTGTGAATACTCAAATAGGGACTTACAAATTAGGTAAAGACGGAGCTTGGATCCACTAA
- a CDS encoding MFS transporter — protein sequence MKNKKEISERKLLGIAGMGWMFDAMDVGMLSFIIAALKVEWELTPEQMGWIGSINSIGMAVGALIFGLMADRIGRKNVFIITLLLFSVGSGASAFASTLAVFLVFRFIIGAGLGGELPVASTLVSESVSADKRGRIVVLLESFWAGGWLIAAIISYFVIPKFGWQVALFISALPAFYALYLRMGLPDSPRFEAIKKKEKISAWESFAKLWSKEHSRQTAMLWIVWFCVVFSYYGMFLWLPSVMVMKGFSLIKSFEYVLIMTIAQLPGYFTAAWFIEKFGRKFVLVVYLIGTAISAYFFGTAESTALLMTAGILLSFFNLGAWGGLYAYSPEQYPTVIRGTGTGMAASFGRIGGVLGPLLVGNLVAQNVSISSIFTIFCISILIGALAVFVLGKETKRKELV from the coding sequence ATGAAAAACAAAAAAGAAATATCAGAAAGAAAGCTGCTCGGCATCGCCGGGATGGGCTGGATGTTTGATGCAATGGATGTTGGAATGCTTTCCTTCATTATTGCTGCCTTAAAGGTGGAATGGGAGTTAACGCCTGAACAAATGGGCTGGATTGGCAGTATTAACTCGATTGGTATGGCTGTTGGGGCGCTTATCTTTGGCTTAATGGCTGACCGAATTGGAAGGAAAAATGTTTTTATTATTACCTTATTGTTATTTTCAGTCGGTAGTGGAGCATCCGCATTTGCTTCCACATTAGCTGTCTTTTTAGTGTTTAGGTTTATAATTGGTGCGGGTTTAGGCGGGGAGCTTCCTGTAGCCTCTACACTTGTATCAGAAAGTGTCTCAGCTGATAAGCGTGGCAGAATTGTTGTGCTGTTGGAAAGCTTCTGGGCAGGCGGATGGTTAATTGCAGCCATCATATCGTATTTCGTGATTCCAAAGTTTGGCTGGCAGGTAGCTTTATTTATCAGTGCCCTTCCTGCTTTCTATGCACTTTATTTGCGAATGGGTCTCCCTGATTCACCTCGCTTTGAGGCGATTAAGAAAAAGGAAAAAATCTCTGCATGGGAAAGCTTCGCAAAGCTTTGGTCTAAAGAACATAGCCGTCAAACGGCCATGTTATGGATTGTTTGGTTTTGTGTAGTCTTCTCTTACTATGGAATGTTTCTATGGCTGCCAAGTGTTATGGTCATGAAAGGATTTAGCTTAATCAAAAGCTTTGAATATGTGCTGATCATGACAATTGCCCAATTACCAGGTTATTTTACAGCAGCATGGTTTATAGAAAAATTTGGACGTAAGTTTGTATTAGTTGTTTATTTAATTGGAACGGCCATTAGTGCGTACTTCTTTGGAACGGCTGAATCGACGGCACTTCTAATGACAGCAGGCATTCTGTTATCCTTCTTTAACCTCGGGGCTTGGGGTGGTCTGTATGCGTATTCTCCTGAACAATACCCAACGGTTATTCGTGGGACTGGAACTGGAATGGCAGCTTCTTTTGGCCGAATTGGCGGTGTTTTAGGGCCACTGTTAGTAGGTAATCTTGTTGCACAGAATGTATCAATTTCGTCGATCTTTACAATCTTCTGTATATCGATCCTTATTGGTGCATTGGCTGTATTCGTTTTGGGAAAGGAAACAAAAAGAAAAGAATTAGTATAA
- a CDS encoding ABC transporter substrate-binding protein, producing MRKKKLAGVFMSFMVAAGVMAGCNSTTSGDGGGDTIKIGANLELSGGVASYGQSEKEGIDLAIEEINKKGIDGKKLKLVTFDNKSEASEATSGALKLATQDKVAAIIGAATSTNTLAQVQIAQDNKIPLITPTGTNPTITNKDGKVSDFVFRTCFIDPFQGTVAANFAAKELKVKNAAILIDSSSDYAKGLADAFKKAFKANGGKIVKEEAYVAKDTDFHATLTNIKAANPEYVFIPGYYEEVGLIIKQAREIGLNVPLMGGDGWDSPTLVKIAGGADPLKNTFITNHYSSGDSDKKVQDFVSAFKAKYDGKSPDAFNALGYDTVYFIADAIKRAGSSDSKKIQKALAETDGLELVSGKMKLDKNHDPIKAAVILEYVNGEQQFKVKVNP from the coding sequence ATGAGAAAGAAAAAATTAGCTGGTGTTTTTATGTCATTTATGGTAGCAGCAGGCGTAATGGCAGGATGTAACTCGACTACAAGTGGTGATGGTGGAGGAGATACAATTAAAATTGGAGCCAACCTTGAGCTCTCAGGCGGAGTAGCTTCTTACGGTCAATCAGAAAAAGAAGGTATCGATCTTGCGATTGAAGAAATCAATAAAAAAGGCATTGATGGTAAGAAACTAAAACTTGTTACGTTTGACAATAAGTCAGAAGCATCAGAAGCGACAAGTGGTGCGCTTAAATTGGCCACACAAGACAAGGTGGCAGCGATCATCGGTGCGGCAACAAGTACAAATACGCTTGCACAGGTACAAATTGCGCAGGACAATAAGATTCCATTAATTACTCCAACAGGTACAAACCCTACGATTACAAATAAAGATGGAAAAGTAAGTGACTTTGTTTTCCGTACATGCTTTATCGACCCATTCCAAGGTACGGTTGCAGCGAACTTTGCAGCAAAAGAATTAAAGGTCAAGAATGCGGCGATCCTTATTGACAGCTCAAGTGACTATGCAAAAGGACTTGCAGATGCGTTCAAGAAGGCATTTAAGGCAAACGGTGGGAAAATTGTAAAAGAAGAAGCATACGTGGCAAAGGATACAGATTTCCACGCTACTTTAACAAATATCAAAGCGGCGAATCCAGAATATGTATTCATTCCTGGATACTATGAAGAAGTGGGCCTAATCATTAAGCAAGCTCGTGAAATTGGCCTAAATGTACCACTTATGGGTGGCGACGGCTGGGATTCTCCTACTCTAGTAAAAATTGCTGGCGGAGCGGATCCATTAAAGAATACGTTTATTACAAACCACTATTCATCAGGTGATAGTGACAAGAAAGTACAAGACTTTGTTTCTGCATTCAAAGCGAAATATGATGGTAAATCACCGGATGCCTTCAACGCATTAGGCTATGATACTGTGTACTTTATTGCTGACGCGATTAAGCGTGCAGGAAGCAGTGATTCTAAGAAAATTCAGAAGGCACTTGCTGAAACAGATGGACTTGAGCTTGTATCAGGAAAGATGAAGCTTGATAAAAATCACGATCCAATCAAAGCAGCCGTTATTCTTGAATACGTAAACGGTGAACAACAATTTAAAGTGAAAGTAAATCCTTAA
- a CDS encoding branched-chain amino acid ABC transporter permease yields MEQFIQQLVNGISLGSIYALIALGYTMVYGIVKLINFAHGDVFMVGAFIGFYSITILDLGFFPALVISMVACAIFGVLIERIAYKPLRNATRIAALITAIGVSLFIEYGTIYARGAQPEAYPSNLVPIKSLDVFGVKISGQSILILGTSIILMILLQFIVHKTKIGKAMRAVSHDMDAARLMGINVNNTISATFAIGSALAGAAGVIFGMYYTKIEPLMGIIPGLKAFVAAVLGGIGIIPGAMAGGLVLGTIEAFVSAAGYSLWRDGVAFIVLILILIFKPAGLFGKNVREKV; encoded by the coding sequence ATGGAACAGTTTATACAACAATTAGTCAATGGAATTTCCTTAGGGAGCATTTATGCATTAATCGCCCTTGGATACACAATGGTATATGGTATCGTCAAACTGATTAACTTTGCCCATGGGGACGTCTTCATGGTCGGTGCATTTATAGGCTTTTATTCTATTACTATTTTAGATTTAGGATTTTTCCCTGCTTTAGTTATTTCCATGGTAGCATGTGCGATCTTTGGGGTACTGATTGAACGGATTGCGTACAAACCATTAAGAAACGCGACAAGGATTGCGGCTTTGATTACCGCCATTGGAGTGTCCTTGTTTATCGAATATGGAACGATTTATGCACGTGGTGCACAGCCAGAAGCATATCCAAGTAATTTGGTCCCAATCAAGAGCTTAGATGTGTTTGGTGTAAAAATTAGTGGACAATCCATCCTTATTCTAGGAACATCCATAATCTTAATGATTCTTCTGCAATTCATTGTTCATAAAACGAAAATTGGAAAAGCGATGAGGGCTGTTTCTCATGATATGGATGCAGCAAGATTGATGGGGATTAACGTAAATAACACCATTTCTGCTACCTTCGCTATCGGTTCTGCTCTAGCAGGTGCAGCTGGGGTTATTTTTGGAATGTACTATACAAAGATTGAACCGCTGATGGGGATTATCCCAGGACTGAAAGCTTTCGTTGCTGCTGTTTTAGGGGGAATCGGAATTATTCCTGGAGCGATGGCAGGCGGGTTAGTTTTAGGTACAATTGAAGCATTTGTTAGTGCCGCAGGCTATTCTTTATGGCGTGATGGAGTTGCATTCATTGTCCTAATCTTAATCTTAATCTTCAAACCAGCAGGTTTATTTGGTAAAAATGTCAGGGAAAAGGTATAG
- a CDS encoding branched-chain amino acid ABC transporter permease — protein MSIFKQAKFFWTSIVLAVIFSVIVQFLIVGGTLNQFYVNTLFFMGINIILAVSLHLIIGITGQFSIGHAGFLAVGAYASAIMTMKLSLPFPVALITGGLAAAVAGLIIGIPTLRLRGDYLAIATLGFGEIVRIVFLNIDYVGGASGMTVSHLTTWPWLIGCVVFTIIVIANFTNSTHGRACISIRENEIAADAMGINTTYYKVAAFALGAFFAGIAGALFAHNFYIIQPTNFGFLKSFDILIFVVLGGLGSMSGAVIATVLLTIISTYLQSYPEVRMVIYSLVLIVMMLYRPQGLMGTKEITSFFKSSKSAKGGVQHGSKNTVA, from the coding sequence ATGTCAATTTTTAAACAAGCAAAGTTTTTTTGGACCTCAATCGTTTTAGCCGTTATTTTTTCAGTCATTGTGCAATTTTTGATAGTGGGTGGAACACTGAATCAATTCTATGTGAATACGCTCTTTTTCATGGGCATTAACATTATATTAGCGGTCAGCCTTCACTTAATTATTGGAATTACGGGGCAGTTTTCCATTGGACATGCTGGGTTTCTCGCGGTGGGTGCCTATGCGTCTGCCATTATGACAATGAAATTGAGCTTGCCGTTTCCAGTCGCATTAATAACCGGTGGACTAGCGGCAGCGGTAGCTGGCCTAATCATTGGGATTCCTACCCTAAGGTTAAGAGGAGATTATCTAGCCATTGCTACACTTGGTTTTGGCGAAATCGTTCGAATTGTATTTTTAAATATTGATTATGTAGGCGGCGCCAGCGGGATGACCGTATCTCATTTAACCACATGGCCGTGGTTGATTGGCTGTGTTGTATTTACGATTATTGTCATTGCCAACTTCACCAACTCAACACACGGAAGGGCCTGTATCTCCATTAGAGAAAATGAAATTGCTGCCGATGCAATGGGGATTAATACTACCTATTATAAAGTAGCTGCCTTTGCGCTTGGGGCCTTTTTCGCGGGAATTGCTGGTGCATTATTTGCTCACAATTTTTATATTATCCAACCAACCAACTTTGGATTCTTAAAGTCTTTTGATATTTTAATTTTCGTTGTACTTGGTGGTTTGGGCAGTATGTCTGGGGCTGTCATTGCTACCGTCCTGTTGACTATTATCTCTACCTATCTTCAAAGCTATCCAGAGGTACGGATGGTCATCTATAGCTTAGTCTTAATCGTAATGATGCTTTACCGTCCACAAGGATTAATGGGCACAAAGGAGATTACTTCATTCTTTAAATCTAGTAAATCCGCTAAAGGAGGAGTACAGCATGGCAGCAAAAACACAGTTGCTTAA
- a CDS encoding ABC transporter ATP-binding protein: MAAKTQLLKVENAGIRFGGLKAVSDVNLELKQGELVGLIGPNGAGKTTFFNLLTGVYVPTEGSISLEGEKLNGLAPYRITKKGISRTFQNIRLFSELSVLDNVKVAYHSQSKHSIFSSILRLPSHFSGEKEMEEKAIEFLKIFKLDDVLHEKAKNLPYGQQRRLEIARALAANPKLLLLDEPAAGMNPQETEELMNLIALIREKFSLTILLIEHDMLLVMGVCERIYVLDHGQLIAEGTPEQIRNNPKVIEAYLGEEVS, from the coding sequence ATGGCAGCAAAAACACAGTTGCTTAAGGTTGAAAATGCAGGAATCCGATTTGGCGGGTTGAAGGCAGTGTCTGATGTAAATCTGGAATTAAAGCAGGGTGAACTTGTCGGTTTAATAGGACCAAACGGTGCCGGAAAAACAACCTTCTTTAACCTGCTAACTGGTGTGTATGTTCCGACTGAAGGAAGCATTTCATTAGAGGGAGAAAAATTGAACGGTCTAGCTCCTTATCGTATTACGAAAAAGGGAATCAGCCGTACCTTCCAGAATATCCGGTTGTTTAGTGAATTATCCGTACTTGATAATGTAAAGGTTGCTTATCATTCTCAGTCTAAGCATTCCATTTTTAGCTCCATTCTTCGCCTCCCTTCCCACTTTTCTGGTGAGAAGGAGATGGAAGAAAAGGCGATTGAATTTTTAAAAATCTTTAAGCTTGACGATGTATTACATGAGAAAGCAAAGAACTTACCATATGGACAGCAGCGCCGTCTTGAAATTGCTAGAGCACTGGCTGCGAATCCAAAGTTATTGCTCTTGGATGAACCGGCAGCTGGTATGAACCCGCAGGAAACGGAAGAATTGATGAATTTAATCGCTCTTATTCGCGAGAAATTTTCATTAACCATTCTATTAATTGAACATGACATGCTCCTAGTGATGGGAGTTTGTGAGCGAATCTATGTCCTTGACCATGGTCAATTGATTGCTGAGGGCACCCCAGAACAGATCAGAAATAATCCAAAAGTCATCGAAGCGTATCTTGGCGAGGAGGTCTCTTAA
- a CDS encoding ABC transporter ATP-binding protein, with the protein MLKIKDMNVYYGNIHALKGVSLEINQGEIVTLIGANGAGKSTLLKTISGLLKPKNGEIVFENEHVAGKVAQSIVKRGISQVPEGRRVFQNMSVEENLELGAYLRKDKKGIREDFEKVYQLFPRLEERRKQQSGTLSGGEQQMLAMGRALMARPRLLLLDEPSMGLAPLLVKTIFNIIEEINQQGTTVLLVEQNANMALSIADRAYVIETGKIVAAGTAEELSLSDQIRAAYLGGH; encoded by the coding sequence ATGCTAAAAATAAAGGATATGAATGTCTATTACGGAAATATTCATGCATTGAAGGGAGTTTCCCTCGAGATCAATCAAGGAGAAATTGTCACACTGATTGGGGCAAATGGTGCGGGTAAAAGTACGCTTTTAAAAACGATTTCTGGGCTCCTGAAGCCAAAAAACGGAGAAATCGTGTTTGAAAATGAACACGTAGCGGGGAAGGTTGCCCAATCCATCGTTAAGAGAGGAATTTCTCAGGTTCCTGAAGGGCGTCGAGTATTTCAAAATATGTCCGTTGAGGAAAATTTGGAATTAGGTGCCTATTTACGAAAAGACAAAAAAGGCATTCGTGAGGATTTTGAAAAAGTCTATCAGCTTTTCCCACGATTGGAAGAGCGCCGAAAGCAGCAATCGGGTACACTTTCAGGTGGAGAGCAGCAAATGCTTGCGATGGGTCGTGCATTAATGGCTAGGCCGCGCCTTTTGCTATTAGATGAGCCATCCATGGGTCTTGCCCCATTGTTGGTAAAAACCATCTTTAATATCATTGAGGAAATCAATCAGCAAGGAACGACCGTATTATTAGTTGAGCAAAATGCGAATATGGCATTATCCATTGCTGACCGTGCCTATGTCATCGAGACAGGAAAAATAGTGGCTGCAGGTACCGCTGAAGAACTGAGCCTATCAGACCAAATAAGAGCTGCCTACCTTGGTGGACACTAA
- a CDS encoding TIGR04190 family B12-binding domain/radical SAM domain protein — translation MKYDLVLLHAPSVYDFRKNALLAGPISDVVPSSPVFEMYPIGLTSIADYLERYGLRVKIINIANRMLMNSSFDVEAKLSKIQTKAFGIDLHWLPHAHGSIELAKIVKTLHPQTPIIFGGLSATYYHKELIDYPFIDFVMRGDSTEKLMLLLMNKIEAGNTHYADIPNLTWKKGSEYGYNPITYVPKDLDDIDVPGYRYTIRSVFKYRNFLDPLPYNGWLQYPNTALLTARGCTQNCLICGGSREAYDQNCNRNSLALRSPKKLVEDIQFISRFSRAPIFILHDLRQGGREYVNEFFSHLKKINLKNEIVFELFQYADEEFFKQMNESVPNYSIEITLETHDEKIRRYNGKFSCTNQKVIDTLNFALKNGCKKIDLFFMVGIPGQTYQSTIENIDFCETIHLACHQDPRVYYFVAPLAPFLDPASPAFEHPELHGYKKFCHTLEDHRTAITQPSWKHMLSYETKDMTRDDIVNATYESANKLNEFKLQYNLIDQEGYQEIKGKIEKSMAYIEKIDHVLALPKGDQAAELVKIQKEIEELNKYSICGKNELKWEVQKNYANFFSLALVGLEQLYQDYCNIIRNKVSPKQRSQFKLETERQKLKL, via the coding sequence ATGAAATATGATTTAGTTCTCCTGCACGCACCCAGTGTGTACGACTTTAGGAAAAATGCTTTGCTTGCAGGCCCAATAAGTGATGTTGTTCCGTCATCACCAGTCTTTGAAATGTATCCCATTGGACTGACAAGTATTGCGGATTACCTTGAGAGATATGGCCTGCGAGTAAAGATCATCAATATTGCCAATCGGATGCTGATGAATTCATCATTTGATGTCGAAGCAAAATTAAGCAAAATCCAAACAAAAGCATTCGGAATTGACCTTCATTGGCTCCCGCATGCACATGGCAGTATTGAACTTGCCAAAATAGTAAAAACCCTTCATCCCCAAACACCCATCATTTTTGGAGGGTTATCAGCCACCTATTATCATAAAGAGTTAATTGACTATCCATTTATCGACTTTGTTATGCGTGGCGACTCTACCGAAAAGCTGATGCTTCTCCTGATGAACAAAATTGAGGCAGGGAACACTCACTATGCTGACATACCCAATTTAACCTGGAAAAAAGGCAGCGAGTACGGCTACAATCCAATTACGTATGTACCAAAGGATTTAGATGATATAGACGTTCCTGGCTATCGCTACACCATTCGTTCCGTTTTCAAATACCGAAATTTCCTTGATCCGCTTCCTTATAACGGCTGGCTTCAGTATCCTAACACAGCGCTGTTAACGGCAAGAGGATGTACACAAAACTGTTTGATTTGCGGAGGATCAAGAGAGGCTTATGATCAAAACTGTAACCGCAATTCACTAGCCCTACGATCACCGAAAAAGCTGGTGGAGGACATTCAATTTATTTCGCGGTTTAGCCGGGCACCCATTTTCATTCTTCATGACCTTCGGCAGGGTGGTCGTGAATATGTAAATGAGTTCTTTAGCCACCTTAAAAAAATCAACCTAAAAAATGAAATCGTCTTTGAACTGTTCCAGTATGCCGACGAAGAATTTTTCAAGCAAATGAATGAAAGTGTGCCTAATTATAGTATTGAAATCACCCTTGAGACACATGATGAGAAAATTAGACGTTACAATGGGAAGTTCAGCTGTACCAATCAAAAGGTCATAGACACCCTTAACTTTGCTCTAAAGAATGGCTGTAAAAAAATCGATTTGTTCTTCATGGTGGGGATCCCTGGACAGACCTACCAAAGTACCATCGAAAACATCGATTTCTGTGAAACGATTCATCTGGCCTGCCATCAGGACCCAAGAGTCTATTACTTTGTGGCGCCGCTTGCTCCATTCCTAGATCCTGCAAGCCCTGCTTTTGAACATCCAGAGCTTCATGGCTATAAAAAATTCTGCCACACCCTTGAAGATCACCGCACAGCGATTACTCAGCCTTCCTGGAAGCATATGCTTAGCTATGAAACAAAAGATATGACCAGGGATGATATCGTGAATGCCACCTATGAATCTGCTAATAAATTAAATGAGTTCAAGCTACAATATAATCTAATTGATCAAGAGGGATATCAAGAAATCAAAGGGAAAATTGAGAAATCAATGGCCTATATAGAAAAAATCGACCATGTGTTGGCCCTTCCTAAGGGAGATCAGGCAGCAGAATTGGTTAAAATTCAAAAGGAGATTGAAGAGTTAAATAAATACAGTATTTGCGGAAAGAATGAGCTAAAGTGGGAGGTTCAAAAGAATTATGCCAATTTCTTTTCACTTGCTTTAGTGGGATTAGAGCAACTTTATCAAGATTACTGCAATATCATACGCAATAAGGTTAGTCCGAAACAAAGGTCTCAATTTAAGCTTGAAACGGAGCGGCAGAAATTAAAGCTATAG